A genomic region of Tigriopus californicus strain San Diego chromosome 1, Tcal_SD_v2.1, whole genome shotgun sequence contains the following coding sequences:
- the LOC131880352 gene encoding otoconin-90-like, which produces MPSYTALATGVVLKWQIVVISVIICTSVSECYQNDSVTSFIRYVQSPETETSGHPNHASQFSFFRDPIFTEFTNRSAKATDGSEHFMTVAEYQRGKRGAIELGQMMRCSTGCDPLSYKGYGCYCGFLGSGRAVDGIDKCCKMHDMCYTTTTCMDLQYHLPYFVPFKWKCNGGAPYCIPGNRRNNGRDSCSHQLCECDRQFAQCLRNFPCPKGQATCPDDGGRFLQNMLMSVGSGHAPQYNTVERSRGRARRPRVLSIFGIKIGK; this is translated from the exons ATGCCAAGTTATACAGCACTCGCCACGGGTGTTgttttgaaatggcaaattgtTGTGATCAGCGTCATTATTTGCACTTCAGTTTCAG aATGTTATCAGAACGATTCAGTGACCTCGTTCATTCGTTATGTACAAAGCCCCGAAACGGAAACAAGCGGGCATCCAAATCACGCCTCCCAATTTAGTTTCTTCCGGGATCCCATTTTTACCGAGTTCACCAATCGGTCAGCAAAAGCCACGGACGGGTCTGAACACTTTATGACCGTAGCCGAATACCAACGAGGGAAGCGGGGAGCCATTGAATTGGGTCAGATGATGAGATGTTCCACAGGGTGCGATCCTCTCTCCTATAAAGGTTACGGTTGCTATTGTGGATTTTTGGGCTCTGGTCGCGCTGTGGATGGAATAGACAA GTGTTGCAAGATGCATGATATGTGTTATACCACAACCACATGCATGGACCTTCAATATCACCTTCCGTACTTCGTTCCgttcaaatggaaatgcaacGGGGGAGCTCCCTATTGTA TTCCAGGCAATCGTCGCAACAACGGTCGAGATTCCTGTTCACATCAGCTCTGTGAATGTGACCGCCAATTTGCTCAGTGTCTCCGCAACTTTCCATGTCCCAAAGGACAAGCCACATGTCCGGACGATGGGGGTCGATTCCTCCAAAATATGCTAATGAGTGTGGGATCTGGGCACGCCCCTCAATACAACACAGTGGAGCGATCTAGAGGACGGGCTCGAAGGCCACGTGTCTTGAGTATTTTTGggatcaaaattggaaaataa
- the LOC131883481 gene encoding uncharacterized protein LOC131883481, which translates to MTTFWRRALVLAYFIVSDHFLSCLVSSQYAPEHSNEQVHHYYTGSQAHQYPDYYHNTPNQVYPLTNGIDRQGIQALLSSPGAEVIQFGALIILGGAAIITGVQAANTDRDLNTLRSRFTTVCNAVRVAGALDGGDVVEDPAAPVVDPAAQEALQRVNAVISALRQAGTTTCNF; encoded by the exons ATGACGACTTTCTGGAGGAGGGCCTTGGTTTTAGCCTATTTTATTGTCTCGGACCATTTTCTTTCGTGTTTGGTGTCGAGTCAATATGCGCCAGAGCATTCTAATGAACAAGTTCATCACTATTATACTGGGTCTCAAGCACATCAGTATCCCGATTATT ACCATAACACCCCAAATCAAGTTTACCCATTGACCAATGGAATCGATCGACAAGGCATTCAAGCATTACTCTCCAGT CCCGGAGCCGAGGTCATCCAGTTTGGGGCACTCATCATTTTGGGTGGGGCAGCCATCATCACGGGTGTCCAAGCGGCCAACACGGATCGAGATCTGAACACGTTGCGGTCTCGTTTTACGACCGTTTGTAACGCCGTCAGAGTAGCTGGAGCCTTGGACGGGGGCGATGTTGTTGAAGATCCTGCCGCTCCTGTTGTAGATCCTGCGGCTCAAGAAGCCCTACAACGTGTCAACGCCGTCATATCGGCTTTGAGACAAGCTGGAACGACGACTTGTAATTTCTGA